The following proteins are co-located in the Actinomycetota bacterium genome:
- a CDS encoding benzylsuccinate synthase gamma subunit family protein has translation MSCADCKWFFPLEEDPSRGDCVRRESDGKSEYYTAKPHNANDPDCENYEKK, from the coding sequence ATGAGCTGTGCGGACTGCAAGTGGTTCTTCCCCCTGGAGGAGGACCCCAGCCGGGGCGACTGCGTGCGCCGCGAATCGGACGGCAAGAGCGAGTACTACACCGCCAAGCCCCATAACGCCAACGACCCCGACTGCGAGAACTACGAGAAGAAGTAG
- a CDS encoding CoA transferase, whose translation MFSPDNHLLGGVRILDLSTVLAGPYCTMILGDLGAEIIKIENPKGGALAGDFSRVPAQYHVGGIGAYFLAINRNEKSLALDLTTEEGRKVFHDLVKVSDVVFDNSRPTVLAKIGADYETLREINPRIISASLSGYGHTGPDSEKPAYDIVVQARGGTMSLTGEPGRPPVRMGLAMGDLAGSLFAAIAIIAALYNRNVTGKGRRIDVALLDCQVSLLTYLAQYYLVGGLVPGPQGSGHETLVPYHAYKAKDGWLVVACPNERHAQNLLRAIGREDLLEDMMWNNAPTRFKRQDEVNAFLMEVFEKKTLAEWAELLDAYQVPWGPVNTIDKALSDPQVLAREMVVEIEHAATGEKYKTLGNPIKASDTVQEFLPAPMLGQHTRQILRDYLGYDEERIEELFRAEIVKEQTPEELEEIDRMFVSLRDMFLGKHNKAEVK comes from the coding sequence ATGTTCTCACCTGATAACCACCTTCTGGGAGGGGTCAGGATACTCGACCTGTCAACGGTGCTGGCCGGTCCCTACTGCACCATGATCCTGGGCGACCTGGGAGCGGAGATCATCAAGATAGAGAACCCCAAGGGTGGTGCCCTGGCGGGCGATTTCTCCCGCGTCCCCGCCCAATACCACGTGGGGGGCATCGGCGCTTACTTCCTGGCAATCAACCGCAACGAGAAAAGCCTGGCGCTGGACCTCACCACGGAGGAGGGCAGAAAGGTCTTCCACGACCTGGTCAAGGTCTCCGACGTGGTCTTCGACAATTCCCGCCCCACCGTGCTCGCCAAGATAGGCGCCGACTACGAGACGCTGCGCGAGATAAACCCCCGCATCATCTCCGCGTCGCTTTCCGGGTACGGACATACCGGCCCGGATTCCGAAAAACCCGCCTACGACATCGTCGTGCAGGCGCGGGGGGGCACCATGAGCCTCACCGGCGAGCCGGGGCGTCCTCCGGTACGCATGGGACTGGCCATGGGCGACCTGGCCGGTTCTCTTTTCGCGGCCATCGCCATCATCGCCGCTCTCTACAACCGCAACGTAACGGGCAAGGGGCGGCGCATCGACGTGGCCCTGCTGGACTGCCAGGTCTCCCTCCTCACCTACCTGGCGCAATATTACCTGGTGGGTGGCCTCGTCCCCGGTCCCCAGGGAAGCGGGCACGAGACACTTGTCCCCTATCATGCCTACAAGGCCAAGGACGGGTGGCTGGTGGTCGCCTGCCCCAACGAGAGGCACGCGCAGAACCTGCTCAGGGCCATCGGGCGCGAGGACCTTCTCGAGGACATGATGTGGAACAACGCCCCCACCCGCTTCAAGCGGCAGGACGAGGTCAACGCCTTCCTGATGGAGGTCTTCGAGAAGAAGACCCTGGCGGAATGGGCGGAGCTGCTCGATGCCTACCAGGTGCCCTGGGGCCCCGTGAACACCATCGACAAAGCCCTCTCCGATCCCCAGGTGCTCGCCAGGGAGATGGTGGTGGAGATCGAGCACGCGGCCACGGGCGAGAAATACAAGACCCTCGGCAACCCCATCAAGGCCTCCGACACCGTGCAGGAATTCCTTCCCGCCCCCATGCTGGGCCAGCACACCCGCCAGATACTCCGCGATTACCTCGGCTACGACGAGGAGCGCATCGAGGAGCTCTTCCGCGCGGAGATCGTCAAGGAGCAGACCCCGGAGGAACTGGAGGAGATCGACAGGATGTTCGTCTCCCTGCGGGACATGTTCCTCGGCAAGCACAACAAGGCCGAGGTAAAATAA
- a CDS encoding formate acetyltransferase: protein MASVETRTVEEIEKSGQWWWWAEQKRSKRLDYLRKAVWKKGAKGSGYQPGVKVDLERAILFTEGFREHQYELPITAYAYGMANIFDNITIFIQDHAQIVGYLGSRPHTIIWHPEVLFLTNEDLYNDRTVIPEPEEESLRIIREISDYWNARMVLSLFSPEDVIKLATGMIGWGVPHNRIGYATKQWDYMFRLGLEGIIAEIDEKIAEGEEKLYRGVPEPEDWDYLEKLERWRAMKVVLEAVIRWARRYSRLARIIAENFEKDPKRREELLRIAEVCDKVPARPPEHLHESLQFDHFIQIACRYEACEGAWPARPDYWHGPFYEKDVNQDKILTREEALDLVGEFLIRCYEVGWFWLMMARDTLQGITGTWVWTIGGVNEDGTDACNDMTDCLLEAARLVRVANPTFAFRYHPGVRMQTLRQVFECIRQGLGYPSMRNDPILITNAMHWHKHPLREARRWVHQACMSPCPDTKLGAQPFRMANATIIAAKAIEYALFNGFDNVLQMQMGPETGDASKFETFEELYQAWYTQVKWMMDMMARMTSNGRIVASMGTPRPLLSGLYERCVEEGVDSAYPSERGNSWITFFAWMETGDSLAAVKKLVFDEKKYTMAQLIEAL, encoded by the coding sequence ATGGCGAGCGTAGAGACGAGAACCGTCGAGGAGATCGAGAAGAGCGGACAGTGGTGGTGGTGGGCGGAGCAGAAGCGCTCCAAGCGCCTTGACTACCTGCGCAAGGCGGTCTGGAAGAAAGGAGCCAAGGGCTCGGGGTACCAGCCCGGGGTGAAGGTGGACCTGGAGAGGGCCATCCTCTTCACCGAGGGGTTCCGCGAGCACCAGTACGAGCTTCCCATCACGGCATACGCATACGGCATGGCCAACATCTTCGACAATATCACCATCTTCATCCAGGACCACGCGCAGATCGTGGGTTACCTGGGTTCCCGCCCCCACACCATCATCTGGCACCCGGAGGTGCTCTTCCTCACCAACGAGGACCTCTACAACGACCGCACCGTCATCCCGGAGCCGGAGGAGGAGAGCCTGCGCATCATCCGGGAGATCTCCGATTACTGGAACGCCCGCATGGTCCTCAGCCTCTTCTCACCGGAGGACGTCATCAAGCTTGCCACCGGGATGATCGGGTGGGGGGTTCCGCATAACCGCATCGGCTACGCCACCAAGCAGTGGGACTACATGTTCCGGCTTGGCCTGGAGGGCATCATCGCGGAGATAGACGAGAAGATAGCGGAGGGTGAGGAGAAGCTCTACAGGGGGGTGCCCGAACCGGAGGACTGGGATTACCTGGAAAAGCTCGAGCGCTGGCGAGCCATGAAGGTGGTGCTCGAGGCGGTCATCCGCTGGGCGAGGCGCTACAGCCGCCTGGCCAGGATCATCGCCGAGAACTTCGAGAAGGACCCCAAGCGCAGGGAGGAGCTGCTGCGCATCGCCGAGGTCTGCGACAAGGTCCCGGCGCGGCCTCCCGAGCACCTGCACGAGTCCCTGCAGTTCGACCACTTCATCCAGATCGCCTGCCGCTACGAGGCCTGCGAGGGGGCCTGGCCGGCGCGCCCCGACTACTGGCACGGGCCCTTCTACGAGAAGGACGTGAACCAGGACAAGATCCTCACGCGCGAGGAGGCGCTGGACCTGGTGGGCGAGTTCCTCATCCGCTGCTACGAGGTGGGCTGGTTCTGGCTCATGATGGCCCGCGACACCCTGCAGGGCATCACCGGCACCTGGGTGTGGACCATAGGCGGCGTTAACGAGGACGGCACCGACGCCTGCAACGACATGACCGACTGCCTGCTGGAGGCGGCGCGCCTGGTGCGGGTGGCCAACCCCACCTTCGCCTTCCGCTACCACCCGGGCGTGCGCATGCAGACTCTCAGGCAGGTCTTCGAGTGCATAAGGCAGGGGCTGGGATATCCCTCCATGCGCAACGATCCCATCCTCATCACCAACGCCATGCACTGGCACAAGCATCCCCTGCGCGAGGCGCGGCGGTGGGTGCACCAGGCCTGCATGTCCCCCTGCCCGGACACCAAGCTGGGGGCCCAGCCCTTCCGCATGGCCAACGCCACCATCATCGCCGCCAAGGCCATCGAGTACGCCCTCTTCAACGGCTTCGACAACGTGCTGCAGATGCAGATGGGCCCCGAGACCGGCGACGCCAGCAAGTTCGAGACCTTCGAGGAGCTCTACCAGGCCTGGTACACGCAGGTGAAGTGGATGATGGACATGATGGCCAGGATGACGAGCAACGGGCGTATCGTCGCCTCCATGGGCACACCGCGTCCCCTGCTCTCCGGCCTCTACGAGAGGTGCGTGGAGGAGGGCGTGGATTCGGCTTACCCCAGCGAGCGCGGCAACTCCTGGATCACCTTCTTCGCCTGGATGGAGACGGGGGACAGCCTGGCGGCGGTCAAGAAGCTGGTCTTCGACGAGAAGAAGTACACCATGGCCCAGCTCATCGAGGCCCTCAA